Below is a window of Cherax quadricarinatus isolate ZL_2023a chromosome 88, ASM3850222v1, whole genome shotgun sequence DNA.
tgtgtgtgtgtgtgtgtgtgtgtgtgtgtgtcgtgccgaataggtaaaacttacgattatggcttaaataacaatccatacccccggccgggattgaacccgcggtcataaagTCTCAAAACTTTTgcactcgtgtcattacgatttcttgagtcaagttaaATAACAATGTTctccttgccgaataaggcaagctgaaatttgtgtatgcaataatttcgcaaaaaatcattctgaacctaacaaaaatatatatttcattgttttattattaaattattgtaaacttatctaaaatatatttggtggcattaggctaaattaaattgcgcttgttttaataaggtcaggtaagtttcctaaggttcttttggtacaaaattattaatttttacgttaacataaatgaaaattattattattataatcaaaaagaagcgctaagccacaaggaacttaaatgaaaaaaacaaaaaaacaaaaaaaaaaatatatatatatatatatatatatatatatatatatatatatatatatatatatatatatatatatatatatatatatatatatatatatatatatcttttaacgtataaaagaaaattttagaaaggatttaattttaaacgaattcttgctactttaccaattttacctattgggcacgacataacgaccattatatattaatataatcaagaagaagcgctaaacctcccTTATGTATTAAACAGTTGACATAACGTCCCCACAGATAAAGAGTTAGTGATGGGGCTGCCGGTGTCTATAGAGTACAGTGATGTTGAAGGTCAGAAGGTGTACACTGCTTGTTTCTTTATTCCTGAGGCTGACCAAGCTGCTCCTCCTGCACCTACTAACTCCCAGGTCTTCCTCACTACCCGCCCACAGATGACCGTCCTTACCAGGTaagtattatttattattataatcaagggggaagcactaaacccgtaggattatacagcgcctatggggggatggaaggcattcaggcttaattcagggaactggagcacagatccaattccctagatcaagagcccctcaccagcgtcaaggagccttccttgaggggaccaggTAAGTAGATACCATTAATGATTCAACAATTataataactaagcgctaaacccagttAATGACTgaagaattattataatcataattaagcggtaaattattaaaatcaagggaaGCGCTAAATTAAGCGTTAACTCAGTTAATGGccgaagaattagacacttctGTGAAATATTTTGGAAGCTTTATCGTTGGAGTTTCAactcttcagtccagtacagagatgaGAAGGCATTTAAGGTCCCGTggtctggctggcaaagctctcgcttcacgcgcggagggtccgggttcgattcctggcggggtggaaacattttgacgcgtttccttacacctgttgtcctgttcacctagcagcaaataggtacctgggtgttagtcgactagtgtgggtcgcatcctgggggacattattattattataattaagggggaagcgctaaacccggaggattatacagcgcctgggggggggatgtggaaggcattcaggcttaattcggggaactggagcacagatccaattccctaaatcaagagcccctcaccaacatcaaggaaccttccttgaggggccatcctgggggacaagattgtgaggatcccaatggaaatcagacagacagtcctggatgacgcactgcctttcttgggttatcctgggtggctaaccctgcggggttaaaaatccgaacgaaatcttatcagtccctcggccttgagtcgacgtaatcagttcatcaatcttgaaaagaacacAGCATATGTGGGAAGGGACTTACAAGCTGCAGTTCattatattgactccaggctgagggactgattacctcaaactccttctgatcttcattcttttttgtattgaactgacgaagccactgtggcgaaacgtttccacaataaagataccaaagtgcggggaacgctaaacccgtacaCACGTGTCTGATACAGAGGtacacagaggtacataattggtccagggactggactccaaagttttgatagctgagcaagttacagaggtaatgaactcacaatttacaaaggtaatgaactcacaatttacaaaggtaatgaactcacaatttacaaaggtaatgaactccaggtaagtctggtcacaatcatgacaagttacaaaggtatttacagattacagaggtacgtaatgggtccagggactgggcccccaaagttttgatagctgaactaggtacaaaggtaatgagctcacaagttacaaaggtaatgaattctgtagaatggttacttacgtttatactttggctacaatcatgaacaaattatagagtaatgagcaattcacacttccacacccggtcacaactgtaatgagttattggtgcaaatattgattgttgagtcacacacacacacacacacacacacacacacacacacacacacacacacacactttagtttaatatctttatgcaccccatacccatcctgtgggcggtagtcaaaagattacaaaggtacataatgggtccagtgactggaccccaaagttatgatagctgaactagttacaaaggtaatgaactccaggtagatctggtcactaatcatggcaagttacagaggtaatgagtcagcttcactcctatacatggttacagtcatgaacaaattacaaagtaatgaaccactgatacgtccacacctggtcacaattgtaatgagttgtGTCTGATAAAGACACCAAATTaaacatgtctaatttatcaacttgtcggttctctgaaccattataTAGTTAATGTGTAGTCCAGCAATcacattataatcatggggagcgctaaacccgtaggattatacagtgcatttgGGGGGAATTGAAGGtcttcaggctcaattcagggaactagaaaaacagatccaattccctagatcaagagcccctcactagcatcaaggaacctcccttgaggggccaacAATCATAATGGACTGAACAGATCAACCTTCAGGTTTAGCGCCTTTCACTAAATATAGCACTCAAAATAATATACATTTCAACAGGCAATTCGGTGGGTACGCAAATGATGAACCTACCTGGATGACCGAGGTTCAGGCACTGACAAAGCTGGTCAACGAGGCAGGTTACCAGGTCAACCCCAACCTCATCTACTGGTAAGTACTTGGGAATTATTCCAatagccaattttttttttttttttaagtagtggagtggtaagccagtggaaggcctctgttagatgaccaaaagctccagcagcaggtcatcatatgacaaagacccgcgtcaggaaacacttgtcctgtttcttggtaagccttacctaacctacagtcaaattattattataatcaaaaagactcactaagccacaaggactatacagctcctACAGTCAAAACTGAGCAcgaaacccacaagggtcatacagcgctgtcaGGCAGGATGCATAATACGAACTGAgagaccattattattataatcaaaaagaagcgctaagccacaagggctatacagtctGAGAGACCAGCGAAGGTTAGAAGTGTGTAACATTATAATAGCTCTATTATAATCATGggtgagcgctaaacccgtaggattatgcagggcttttgggggggatgtggaaggtattcaggcttagtgGGCCGCGCTAAAGGGAAAAATATAATCAAAGTTGGTGTAATAAAGCTGTGGCTGACGAAGTCAGAGGAGAAATAAAGTATACTTGGTAAGAGAGAGGTCTGGTAAACACTCTCGCCTCACACTGTCTGTGGTTCAATCCTCGGacgagtagaaacattgggcatgtttccttacacctgctgttcctgttcacctagcagtaagttggtacctgtgtgttagtcgacaggtgtgggtggcatcctgggggacaaaattaaaggaccacaatggttattataataaaaaagctctaaacctacaagggtcatacagcgccgccgggcaggggtattgggtagcaagagggagagggatgattaggtcatggaattattataattaagggggaagcgctaaacccggaggattatacagcacctggggggaatATTAGGTCATGGAGTACAGCGGgtcagtggatagtgcaggggtagagaccACAGTGGTTATAAataagtcctcgatgacgcactaactcctgggtggctaaccctcccgagTTAAAAATCCCGAAAtcttaagtgctaaacccacaaggttcATTACTAGtcatggggagagctaaacccgtagggactatacagcacctgtgaggggggggggggaaggtattcaggcttattaATTCAGGGACCCGAAGCCCAGACCCAATTCCTATTATaaaaaaaaagcgctaagccacaagcgCTATACAGcacccaattccctagatcaagagcccctcaccagtatcaaggaacctctcaGGTGTTTGGGaaatcaaggggaaagcgctaaacccggaggattatacagcgcctggggggggggatgtggaaggcattcaggcttaattggggaactggagcagatccaattccctaaatcaagagcccctcgccaacatcaaggaaccttccttgaggggagtttgGGAAAGGGACCAGTAGCCCTGTTCCTCCTttcctgtttttatttttttttataaacgcactggccgtctcccaccgaggcagggtgacctaaaaaaaatctttttacatttagcaatGCATACAGAAGAGTTTACTAgctcattgttcccggcattttagtcttctcttacgcatggcttacgaagttAGAATTCCTTTCCACTCCCAATTTATTGCCATTATGATCAAAACAGAGCGCTAAACCTTGTCAGCATTAACTATCTCATCTTACGTTCTTTCTTGCAGGAACGCCTATGATCCTCCGTACAAGTTCTGGGGCAGGAGGAACGAGGTGTGGCTCTTGAAACAGTAAGACTTGATTCTTGTACTGGCTGCATCAAGATGATCAAGACTTCCTCGatcctattatttttattacaatcAAAATTTAGCGCGAAACCCACGATGGTCATCGTCATAAAATCAAATTTAGCACAAGTCATCGTTTTAAAGATGCTTTTAGTAAATAATGCAAAACTAAATAACACTGTTTGCTCTATcatttttatatttaaaaaataaacaaTTTCTTGTCCCTACAATTATCATAactgagcactaaacccataagggtcatacagcactgcaggataAGGTGTGCTAGTTTTAATGCACTTCATCAGAAACTATCAAGGGTGGAGAGTGTAACAGATGTAGAGTTAGTAAA
It encodes the following:
- the LOC128698539 gene encoding heme-binding protein 1 codes for the protein MRALKLVLVVGLSAAVLPLIDAASLLTAFTRSLGPQEEITFSTVPSTDVSNGEFEERVYPSKQWVCTKQNGGLTEGDQIQVFLKLFAYIDGANDQNKELVMGLPVSIEYSDVEGQKVYTACFFIPEADQAAPPAPTNSQVFLTTRPQMTVLTRQFGGYANDEPTWMTEVQALTKLVNEAGYQVNPNLIYWNAYDPPYKFWGRRNEVWLLKQ